In Gossypium raimondii isolate GPD5lz chromosome 12, ASM2569854v1, whole genome shotgun sequence, a single window of DNA contains:
- the LOC105763984 gene encoding probably inactive receptor-like protein kinase At2g46850 isoform X1: MKIMFSLKQQVHYKAMLLALLLVSFTLSSRPVMSLVPNQCNDQCGTIQIPFPFHLNISCPSISTAFHLSCLNSTTLYLHIGFKTYRVLDFFSDGVLVDFPGTTGCRQYNDLNAFGFTKNDHFGISGDNVLGLYDCEDSSLCKAACETNDLPGCDGNNGGSLGCCYPLSDHSIWHFGDGFSFFSKFGCRGFTSWVVSRGTNTGKRGVKLEWAIPRNISDRICANNADMVNATTIEAGVRCLCKDGFVGDGFAKGASCIKSCIKEGQEAYGKECDGPKHSHKKLVILAGVLAPIFILVSLFLFLCILKRPVKPGSFQLDQARYNSTLLFRKGCRTRLFSYRELDEATRAFEDSQMLVNDKNGTIHAGILSDGSHIAVQKVQCETERDLIDVLSRIELISSVVHRNLARLVGCCIESGSTLLVVYEYPANGTLEKHLQYSRGQKIVLDWYKRLRIATEIASVLAYMQYEIAPPIFHHGLKSSDYVFLDVDFSVKVSGFALLSSGCRDGHNNYENDVYNFGLLLLEIISGTKYTDMPTVALEKIKSGKLEAIVDPSLYYHEQLITRREQIEIVADIATRCLLFGADDKIGMIDVAKGLVHIAKEGNKKGPEFEETFSNSSLLQMISMSPDSIHVP, translated from the exons ATGAAGATAATGTTCTCTCTCAAACAGCAAGTTCATTACAAGGCAATGTTGTTGGCTTTACTTTTAGTTTCGTTTACTCTCTCATCTCGACCAGTTATGTCTTTGGTTCCAAATCAATGCAATGACCAATGTGGCACCATTCAAATCCCATTCCCATTTCACTTAAACATTTCATGTCCTTCCATTTCCACTGCTTTCCATCTTTCTTGTTTAAATTCCACCACCCTTTACCTTCATATTGGGTTCAAAACCTATCGAGTCCTCGATTTCTTCTCCGATGGTGTACTTGTAGACTTCCCCGGAACCACCGGTTGCCGTCAATACAACGACTTGAACGCTTTCGGGTTTACCAAAAACGACCACTTTGGTATCTCCGGTGACAACGTTTTAGGGCTATACGATTGTGAAGACTCTTCTTTATGTAAAGCAGCTTGTGAAACAAATGACTTGCCCGGTTGTGATGGCAACAATGGTGGTTCTCTTGGATGCTGTTATCCACTTTCTGATCATAGTATTTGGCATTTTGGTGATGGGTTTTCGTTTTTTTCCAAGTTTGGATGCAGAGGATTCACATCATGGGTGGTTTCTCGAGGGACCAATACTGGAAAACGTGGGGTTAAGTTGGAATGGGCAATCCCTAGGAACATATCTGATAGAATTTGTGCTAATAATGCAGATATGGTGAATGCCACTACAATTGAAGCTGGGGTTAGGTGCTTGTGCAAGGATGGGTTTGTGGGCGATGGATTTGCAAAGGGTGCTAGCTGCATCAAGT CCTGCATCAAGGAGGGACAAGAAGCATATGGGAAAGAATGTGACGGGCCTAAACATAGCCATAAGAAACTTGTAATTTTGGCTG GTGTTCTTGCTCCAATTTTCATCCTTGTCTCCTTATTCTTATTCCTCTGCATACTGAAACGACCTGTTAAACCAGGTTCTTTTCAACTCGACCAAGCTCGATATAACAGTACCTTATTGTTTCGGAAAGGTTGTAGGACTAGACTGTTTAGTTACAGAGAGCTAGACGAAGCAACTAGAGCATTCGAAGACAGTCAGATGCTAGTAAATGACAAAAATGGCACAATTCATGCAGGTATCCTTAGTGATGGCTCACATATAGCCGTGCAGAAAGTGCAATGCGAGACTGAACGAGACTTAATTGATGTTCTATCGAGAATTGAGCTTATATCATCTGTTGTACATAGGAATTTAGCTCGACTGGTCGGATGTTGCATCGAATCTGGTTCCACTTTATTGGTGGTATATGAATATCCTGCAAATGGTACCTTGGAGAAACATTTGCAATATAGCAGGGGACAAAAAATTGTTCTGGATTGGTACAAGAGATTGAGAATAGCTACTGAAATTGCAAGTGTCTTAGCATACATGCAATATGAGATTGCTCCACCAATCTTTCACCATGGACTTAAATCATCCGACTATGTTTTTCTCGATGTGGATTTCTCGGTTAAGGTTTCCGGTTTTGCATTGCTTAGCTCGGGGTGCAGAGATGGTCACAACAACTATGAAAACGATGTTTACAACTTCGGTTTGTTACTATTAGAGATAATTTCAGGCACCAAATATACAGACATGCCAACAGTAGCCTTAGAAAAGATCAAGAGTGGGAAACTAGAAGCAATAGTGGATCCGTCTCTTTACTACCACGAACAACTGATAACTCGTCGAGAGCAAATTGAAATAGTTGCAGACATAGCAACAAGGTGCTTATTGTTTGGTGCAGATGACAAGATTGGAATGATTGATGTTGCAAAGGGGTTGGTACATATTGCAAAAGAGGGAAATAAGAAGGGACCTGAATTTGAAGAAACATTTTCAAACTCAAGCTTGCTTCAAATGATATCCATGTCACCTGATTCTATACATGTCCCTTGA
- the LOC105762443 gene encoding soluble inorganic pyrophosphatase 1 encodes MAEGEANANETSRQAPKLNERILSSLSRRSVAAHPWHDLEIGPDAPNVFNCVVEIAKGSKVKYELDKKTGMIKVDRVLYSSVVYPHNYGFIPRTLCEDNDPLDCLVIMQEPVVPGCFVRARALGLMPMIDQGEKDDKIIAVCADDPEYKHYTDIKELPPHRLTEIKRFFEDYKKNENKEVAVNDILPSSTAFEAIQHSMDLYGEYLLQTLSK; translated from the exons ATGGCTGAAGGAGAAGCAAATGCAAATGAAACTTCACGTCAAGCACCAAAGTTGAATGAAAGGATCCTTTCATCTTTATCAAGGAGATCAGTTGCTGCACATCCTTGGCATGATCTTGAGATTG GGCCCGATGCTCCGAATGTTTTCAACTGT GTTGTTGAGATAGCAAAAGGTAGTAAGGTCAAATATGAACTTGACAAGAAAACCGGAATGATTAAG GTCGATCGAGTTCTGTATTCTTCGGTGGTATATCCACACAACTACGGTTTCATCCCTCGTACACTATGCGAAGACAACGATCCATTGGATTGTTTGGTTATAATGCAG GAACCTGTTGTTCCCGGATGTTTCGTGCGAGCCAGAGCACTTGGACTAATGCCAATGATTGACCAG GGGGAGAAAGATGATAAGATCATTGCAGTTTGTGCCGATGATCCTGAATACAAACACTACACTGATATCAAAGAACTTCCTCCCCACCGCCTTACCGAGATCAAACGTTTCTTCGAAGACT ACAAGAAAAATGAGAACAAAGAGGTAGCAGTGAATGACATTTTACCTTCAAGCACTGCATTTGAAGCCATACAGCATTCAAT GGACCTGTATGGAGAGTACCTTCTGCAAACTCTGAGTAAATAG
- the LOC105763984 gene encoding probably inactive receptor-like protein kinase At2g46850 isoform X2 → MKIMFSLKQQVHYKAMLLALLLVSFTLSSRPVMSLVPNQCNDQCGTIQIPFPFHLNISCPSISTAFHLSCLNSTTLYLHIGFKTYRVLDFFSDGVLVDFPGTTGCRQYNDLNAFGFTKNDHFGISGDNVLGLYDCEDSSLCKAACETNDLPGCDGNNGGSLGCCYPLSDHSIWHFGDGFSFFSKFGCRGFTSWVVSRGTNTGKRGVKLEWAIPRNISDRICANNADMVNATTIEAGVRCLCKDGFVGDGFAKGASCIKSCIKEGQEAYGKECDGPKHSHKKLVILAGVLAPIFILVSLFLFLCILKRPVKPGILSDGSHIAVQKVQCETERDLIDVLSRIELISSVVHRNLARLVGCCIESGSTLLVVYEYPANGTLEKHLQYSRGQKIVLDWYKRLRIATEIASVLAYMQYEIAPPIFHHGLKSSDYVFLDVDFSVKVSGFALLSSGCRDGHNNYENDVYNFGLLLLEIISGTKYTDMPTVALEKIKSGKLEAIVDPSLYYHEQLITRREQIEIVADIATRCLLFGADDKIGMIDVAKGLVHIAKEGNKKGPEFEETFSNSSLLQMISMSPDSIHVP, encoded by the exons ATGAAGATAATGTTCTCTCTCAAACAGCAAGTTCATTACAAGGCAATGTTGTTGGCTTTACTTTTAGTTTCGTTTACTCTCTCATCTCGACCAGTTATGTCTTTGGTTCCAAATCAATGCAATGACCAATGTGGCACCATTCAAATCCCATTCCCATTTCACTTAAACATTTCATGTCCTTCCATTTCCACTGCTTTCCATCTTTCTTGTTTAAATTCCACCACCCTTTACCTTCATATTGGGTTCAAAACCTATCGAGTCCTCGATTTCTTCTCCGATGGTGTACTTGTAGACTTCCCCGGAACCACCGGTTGCCGTCAATACAACGACTTGAACGCTTTCGGGTTTACCAAAAACGACCACTTTGGTATCTCCGGTGACAACGTTTTAGGGCTATACGATTGTGAAGACTCTTCTTTATGTAAAGCAGCTTGTGAAACAAATGACTTGCCCGGTTGTGATGGCAACAATGGTGGTTCTCTTGGATGCTGTTATCCACTTTCTGATCATAGTATTTGGCATTTTGGTGATGGGTTTTCGTTTTTTTCCAAGTTTGGATGCAGAGGATTCACATCATGGGTGGTTTCTCGAGGGACCAATACTGGAAAACGTGGGGTTAAGTTGGAATGGGCAATCCCTAGGAACATATCTGATAGAATTTGTGCTAATAATGCAGATATGGTGAATGCCACTACAATTGAAGCTGGGGTTAGGTGCTTGTGCAAGGATGGGTTTGTGGGCGATGGATTTGCAAAGGGTGCTAGCTGCATCAAGT CCTGCATCAAGGAGGGACAAGAAGCATATGGGAAAGAATGTGACGGGCCTAAACATAGCCATAAGAAACTTGTAATTTTGGCTG GTGTTCTTGCTCCAATTTTCATCCTTGTCTCCTTATTCTTATTCCTCTGCATACTGAAACGACCTGTTAAACCAG GTATCCTTAGTGATGGCTCACATATAGCCGTGCAGAAAGTGCAATGCGAGACTGAACGAGACTTAATTGATGTTCTATCGAGAATTGAGCTTATATCATCTGTTGTACATAGGAATTTAGCTCGACTGGTCGGATGTTGCATCGAATCTGGTTCCACTTTATTGGTGGTATATGAATATCCTGCAAATGGTACCTTGGAGAAACATTTGCAATATAGCAGGGGACAAAAAATTGTTCTGGATTGGTACAAGAGATTGAGAATAGCTACTGAAATTGCAAGTGTCTTAGCATACATGCAATATGAGATTGCTCCACCAATCTTTCACCATGGACTTAAATCATCCGACTATGTTTTTCTCGATGTGGATTTCTCGGTTAAGGTTTCCGGTTTTGCATTGCTTAGCTCGGGGTGCAGAGATGGTCACAACAACTATGAAAACGATGTTTACAACTTCGGTTTGTTACTATTAGAGATAATTTCAGGCACCAAATATACAGACATGCCAACAGTAGCCTTAGAAAAGATCAAGAGTGGGAAACTAGAAGCAATAGTGGATCCGTCTCTTTACTACCACGAACAACTGATAACTCGTCGAGAGCAAATTGAAATAGTTGCAGACATAGCAACAAGGTGCTTATTGTTTGGTGCAGATGACAAGATTGGAATGATTGATGTTGCAAAGGGGTTGGTACATATTGCAAAAGAGGGAAATAAGAAGGGACCTGAATTTGAAGAAACATTTTCAAACTCAAGCTTGCTTCAAATGATATCCATGTCACCTGATTCTATACATGTCCCTTGA